A genomic region of Gemmatimonadota bacterium contains the following coding sequences:
- a CDS encoding type II toxin-antitoxin system HicA family toxin: MTRMPRVTGAHVVRSLRKVGFEVVRQRGSHVIMKHPDGRGTVVPIHGGETIGVGLMSKIRKDVEIDRETFIGLLGN; the protein is encoded by the coding sequence ATGACCCGAATGCCAAGGGTAACAGGTGCCCATGTAGTCCGGTCTCTGAGGAAAGTCGGTTTCGAGGTTGTGAGACAACGGGGGAGTCATGTAATTATGAAGCACCCGGACGGGCGTGGCACGGTCGTGCCTATTCATGGCGGCGAGACAATCGGCGTTGGCCTTATGTCCAAAATTCGGAAAGATGTCGAAATTGATAGAGAGACATTCATAGGTCTGCTCGGAAATTGA